Proteins encoded within one genomic window of Streptomyces profundus:
- a CDS encoding CehA/McbA family metallohydrolase codes for MTETSAGPGWYRGDCHVHSVYSDGALTPERLAADARALGLDFLATTEHNTAEAHAPWARLAAEDLLVVLGEEVTTDDGHWLALGLPQGRLIDWRHGVADGTLARRLREVTDAGGLAVAAHPHAPYPTGTLRFPLQAFDAVEVWNGLWSSDRPWNADNEAALADWTRALAEEVPRGRWRPAIGSSDTHLVDQLGIPHTVVRAGELTVEAILAGLRAGHSWIAGSTSVELTFTAGAAGRRADIGERLVVGAGHVTARAEVRGVPAGTVGFHTALGEAHRAALPATGAGAVTARIPPDGAEFVRVEVRHPSGAMAALGNPIALAPTAG; via the coding sequence ATGACGGAGACGAGCGCGGGGCCCGGCTGGTATCGCGGCGACTGCCACGTCCACTCGGTGTACTCGGACGGCGCGTTGACGCCCGAGCGGCTCGCCGCCGACGCCCGCGCCCTGGGGCTCGACTTCCTCGCGACCACCGAGCACAACACCGCCGAGGCGCACGCCCCCTGGGCCCGGCTCGCCGCCGAGGACCTGCTGGTGGTCCTCGGCGAGGAGGTCACCACGGACGACGGCCACTGGCTGGCGCTCGGCCTCCCGCAGGGCCGGCTGATCGACTGGCGGCACGGCGTCGCGGACGGGACGCTCGCCCGCCGGCTGCGGGAGGTCACCGACGCCGGCGGGCTGGCCGTGGCCGCCCACCCGCACGCGCCCTACCCCACCGGCACCCTGCGCTTCCCGCTCCAGGCGTTCGACGCGGTCGAGGTGTGGAACGGGCTGTGGTCATCCGACCGCCCGTGGAACGCCGACAACGAGGCGGCGCTCGCCGACTGGACGCGCGCCCTCGCCGAGGAGGTGCCCAGGGGGCGGTGGCGGCCGGCGATCGGCAGCAGCGACACGCACCTGGTGGACCAGCTCGGCATCCCCCACACCGTGGTGCGGGCCGGGGAGCTGACCGTCGAGGCGATCCTCGCCGGCCTGCGGGCGGGCCACAGCTGGATCGCCGGATCCACCTCGGTCGAGCTGACGTTCACGGCCGGCGCCGCCGGTCGCCGCGCCGACATCGGCGAACGGCTGGTCGTCGGGGCGGGTCATGTCACCGCGCGCGCCGAGGTGCGCGGCGTGCCCGCCGGCACGGTCGGCTTCCACACCGCGCTCGGCGAGGCGCACCGCGCGGCGCTGCCGGCGACGGGCGCCGGCGCGGTGACGGCCCGGATCCCGCCGGACGGCGCGGAGTTCGTCCGCGTCGAGGTGCGCCATCCCTCGGGGGCGATGGCCGCGCTCGGCAACCCGATCGCGCTGGCGCCGACGGCCGGGTGA
- a CDS encoding bifunctional serine/threonine-protein kinase/ABC transporter substrate-binding protein: MRPLRPADPAWVGRYRCLGRLGAGGMGTVLLARGTDGTLVAIKLIRPEFADEPSFRRRFRREVAAARQVTNRWAVPVVAADTEAEAPWLATEFVPGPALDETVAATGALPEPSVRTLGLRLAEALDAVHTAGLVHRDVKPGNVLLAPDGPRLIDFGIARALDDTVLTATDAVIGSPGFLSPEQAAGRPVGPPSDVFSLGCVLAFAASGRRPFGGGPVASVLYRTVHNEPDLGELAGPLRELLSRCLAKDASARPTTGELRNAWHDAGAAAGGWLPGPVTHLIAERSAGMLSLPPIEPTQVPHGAVGSEETTTAARGGTPYPPSGTFGPPHQGPGRTRRRALLALLGGGLGLAGVGGGVLWWNGRSASGTADGADPPELAALTVAFQADLGGPLAEVADGQLRGAEVAVARHNADEQRSFDLVLRAVDDGGSADEAARVAERLASDDAVVAVVAATSPAATRALMDPYTRARKSVVTVTDGSGGNLNSVYTMARPIDALQLRPIVALLTSGAVDGPVVLVDDGSDYSWEITRSARTGLLGGGPEVIPERARGGDAELRDAARRIAGHAPGAVLFGGGWESAAVFAGLLAEAGYGGLCLGTQAMHDPRFAESAGRSADGWLVVSTVTDALAAPSAREFSEAFQEHHGEPPPPFAAEGYDVIDVLARCVEELGTESVDHRDVVEVLRLTVHQGAAKQYAFEEENGLFVGDGVFFYQVADGAFRFLGTEVPDDI; encoded by the coding sequence ATGCGTCCCCTCCGTCCCGCCGATCCCGCGTGGGTCGGCCGCTACCGGTGCCTCGGCCGGCTGGGGGCCGGCGGGATGGGCACCGTGCTGCTGGCGCGCGGCACGGACGGCACGCTGGTCGCCATCAAGCTGATCCGTCCGGAGTTCGCCGACGAGCCGTCGTTCCGGCGGCGGTTCCGCCGCGAGGTGGCGGCGGCCCGTCAGGTCACCAACCGCTGGGCCGTGCCGGTGGTCGCGGCCGACACGGAGGCCGAAGCGCCCTGGCTCGCCACGGAGTTCGTACCGGGGCCCGCGCTCGACGAGACGGTCGCCGCCACCGGCGCGCTGCCCGAGCCGAGCGTGCGGACGCTGGGCCTGCGGCTGGCCGAGGCGCTGGACGCGGTGCACACCGCGGGTCTTGTGCACCGCGATGTCAAACCGGGCAATGTGCTGCTCGCGCCCGACGGGCCCCGGCTGATCGACTTCGGCATCGCCAGGGCCCTGGACGACACGGTGCTCACCGCGACGGACGCGGTGATCGGCTCACCCGGCTTCCTCTCCCCCGAACAGGCCGCCGGGCGGCCGGTCGGGCCGCCGAGCGACGTGTTCTCGCTGGGGTGTGTGCTGGCCTTCGCGGCCAGCGGGCGGCGCCCGTTCGGCGGCGGCCCGGTGGCCTCGGTGCTCTACCGCACCGTGCACAACGAGCCCGATCTCGGCGAGCTGGCCGGCCCGCTGCGGGAGTTGCTCTCGCGTTGCCTGGCCAAGGACGCCTCGGCCCGGCCGACGACCGGGGAGCTTCGGAACGCCTGGCACGACGCGGGCGCGGCGGCCGGCGGCTGGCTGCCGGGGCCGGTCACCCATCTGATAGCCGAGCGCTCCGCCGGCATGCTGTCCCTGCCGCCGATCGAGCCGACGCAGGTGCCGCACGGCGCGGTGGGGAGCGAGGAGACCACGACGGCCGCCAGGGGCGGCACGCCGTACCCGCCGTCGGGCACGTTCGGGCCGCCCCACCAGGGGCCAGGACGGACCAGGCGCCGCGCGCTGCTGGCGCTGCTCGGCGGGGGCCTGGGGCTGGCCGGGGTCGGCGGCGGGGTGCTGTGGTGGAACGGCAGGAGCGCGTCCGGCACCGCTGACGGCGCCGACCCGCCGGAGCTGGCCGCCTTGACGGTCGCCTTCCAGGCGGACCTGGGCGGCCCGCTCGCCGAGGTGGCCGACGGCCAACTGCGCGGCGCCGAGGTGGCGGTGGCCCGGCACAACGCGGACGAGCAGCGCTCCTTCGACCTGGTGCTGCGCGCCGTCGACGACGGCGGCTCAGCCGACGAGGCGGCGCGGGTCGCGGAACGCCTCGCCTCGGACGACGCGGTGGTCGCCGTCGTCGCGGCGACCTCCCCCGCGGCCACCAGGGCGCTGATGGACCCCTACACGCGGGCGCGCAAGTCGGTGGTCACCGTGACGGACGGCTCGGGCGGGAACCTCAACTCCGTCTACACGATGGCCCGTCCGATCGACGCGCTGCAACTGCGGCCGATCGTGGCGCTGTTGACCTCGGGCGCGGTGGACGGCCCCGTGGTGCTGGTGGACGACGGCAGCGACTACAGCTGGGAGATCACCCGCAGCGCCAGGACGGGGCTGCTGGGCGGCGGCCCCGAGGTGATCCCGGAGCGGGCGCGGGGCGGGGACGCCGAACTGCGGGACGCCGCGCGGCGGATCGCCGGCCACGCGCCGGGCGCCGTGCTCTTCGGGGGCGGCTGGGAGTCGGCCGCCGTGTTCGCCGGCCTGCTCGCCGAGGCCGGGTACGGGGGCCTGTGCCTCGGCACCCAGGCGATGCACGATCCCCGGTTCGCCGAGTCCGCGGGCCGGTCGGCCGATGGCTGGCTGGTGGTCTCCACCGTGACGGACGCGCTGGCCGCGCCGTCCGCCCGGGAGTTCAGCGAGGCGTTCCAGGAGCACCACGGCGAGCCGCCGCCGCCCTTCGCGGCCGAGGGCTATGACGTGATCGACGTTCTGGCGCGTTGCGTCGAGGAGTTGGGCACGGAGTCGGTGGACCACCGGGACGTGGTGGAGGTGCTGCGGCTGACGGTCCATCAGGGAGCGGCCAAGCAGTACGCGTTCGAGGAGGAGAACGGCCTGTTCGTCGGCGACGGCGTCTTCTTCTACCAGGTGGCGGACGGCGCGTTCCGCTTCCTCGGCACCGAGGTCCCCGACGACATCTGA
- a CDS encoding DUF5682 family protein has translation MVQERTGGSEDGVDAEATGPFAALSERLREAAVEFAGHGDAVPDILAGMVEDVDRALREELEIFPVCHHSPASALAMVRRLREKRPQVVYLELCEDLRPLVDELHNCQLPVALQAFATEIDGFPAQWAPLSVVAPLTEASAEYQAIAYALETPGVELVLVDRSTDHVFQWSRPPQDVKAPEPAPGAEEPSDPEEGALHGDAVGIEIGDLRPGFAELEEYLLHHGKVRHWSEWWDQYVEQPLAGADYTTYRQVMVMIGSLFRRLRPERHARLAVDEDRERYMWTRMREHLAASGADPERCLYVCGAFHAASRVEQFGLASEAEPFPISPRTGTSWRYGLIPSSHSAIEAQFGLAPGAVSIAAASWRRTLGRSRLKPFRLDGRKTAKKRAAKGAGAAKAAPAAGRESVTDRLSGFLQSAPEPHVLDEDELLGWCVDIVRLARRNRYLASTADAIAIFETSILLAGMRGRARPTPYDFEDAAVTCIEKDRVPGRRDVRRLCEILLGGDRVGSVGYDALPPLARDVLDRLAPLGLNLTARTQQRALLDLRQNPELAPCSDLLWMLRRLLGDVVRPIMGARALGERSIQESWDLTLGRDQRALVQLGYEGVTIEQVLERRLRDAVRAPDATAATALDAVEEALLYLDSPRLGNDLGTRAVELLAAERTVDGAPRVLRGIRRLLTHYRATDEGPPPWAEAFVTGGYAHYCTLLPTAFADDEAGPRQVGAMLGFLFGMESFALSLGCERTQLELAVRQSHPSAPDKVALLWAAMARLDLISTAELRARCDELLANPLVVPAFPRYLSGFIQALEAVPTLAPFVVELLSKAFARLPDATLLPWLPQLISTLRKEAGELVPVLVREAGRTFPGTLAGVDAWIPPWDAPAAESAVEAPAAPVNRAVAELLAAHPESCSSVAALVGASGEWQPLPGADPAGELLARHPEPARAVAALLAPAV, from the coding sequence ATCGTCCAGGAACGCACAGGCGGAAGCGAGGACGGCGTGGACGCCGAGGCCACCGGCCCGTTCGCCGCGTTGAGCGAACGGCTGCGCGAGGCGGCCGTGGAGTTCGCCGGCCACGGGGACGCGGTGCCCGACATCCTCGCCGGCATGGTCGAGGACGTGGACCGGGCGCTGCGCGAGGAGTTGGAGATCTTCCCGGTCTGCCACCACTCGCCCGCCTCGGCGCTCGCCATGGTCCGCCGGCTGCGGGAGAAGCGGCCCCAGGTCGTCTACCTGGAGCTGTGCGAGGACCTGCGCCCGCTCGTCGACGAGCTGCACAACTGCCAACTCCCCGTCGCGCTCCAGGCGTTCGCCACCGAGATCGACGGTTTCCCCGCCCAGTGGGCGCCGCTGAGCGTGGTGGCGCCCCTCACCGAGGCGTCGGCCGAGTACCAGGCGATCGCCTACGCCCTGGAGACCCCGGGCGTGGAGCTGGTGTTGGTCGACCGCTCGACGGACCATGTCTTCCAGTGGAGCCGCCCGCCGCAGGACGTCAAGGCCCCGGAGCCGGCCCCGGGCGCCGAGGAACCCTCGGATCCGGAGGAGGGGGCGCTGCACGGCGACGCCGTCGGCATCGAGATCGGCGATCTGCGGCCCGGGTTCGCCGAGCTGGAGGAGTACCTGCTCCACCACGGCAAGGTCAGGCACTGGTCCGAGTGGTGGGACCAGTACGTCGAACAGCCGCTGGCCGGCGCCGACTACACCACCTACCGCCAGGTGATGGTGATGATCGGCAGCCTCTTCAGGCGGCTGCGCCCCGAGCGGCACGCCCGGTTGGCGGTCGACGAGGACCGCGAGCGCTACATGTGGACGCGGATGCGGGAGCACCTCGCCGCCTCGGGCGCCGACCCCGAGCGCTGCCTCTACGTCTGCGGCGCCTTCCACGCGGCCAGCCGGGTCGAACAGTTCGGCCTGGCGTCCGAGGCCGAGCCGTTCCCGATCTCCCCCCGCACGGGCACCTCCTGGCGGTACGGGCTGATCCCGTCCAGCCACTCCGCGATCGAGGCCCAGTTCGGTCTCGCCCCGGGGGCGGTGTCCATCGCGGCGGCGAGCTGGCGGCGGACGCTCGGTCGAAGCCGCCTCAAGCCGTTCCGGCTCGACGGCCGCAAGACCGCGAAGAAACGCGCCGCCAAGGGCGCGGGCGCCGCGAAGGCCGCGCCGGCCGCCGGACGGGAGTCCGTCACCGACCGGCTGTCGGGCTTCCTCCAGTCCGCACCCGAGCCCCATGTCCTCGACGAGGACGAACTGCTCGGCTGGTGTGTGGACATCGTCCGGCTGGCCCGCCGCAACCGCTACCTCGCCAGCACCGCTGACGCGATCGCCATCTTCGAGACGTCCATCCTGCTGGCCGGGATGCGCGGGCGGGCCAGGCCTACCCCGTACGACTTCGAGGACGCGGCGGTCACCTGCATCGAGAAGGACCGCGTGCCCGGCCGCCGCGATGTGCGTCGGCTCTGCGAGATCCTGCTCGGCGGCGACCGGGTGGGTTCCGTCGGCTATGACGCGCTGCCGCCGCTGGCCAGGGACGTGCTGGACCGGCTGGCGCCGCTGGGGCTCAATCTCACCGCGCGCACCCAGCAGCGGGCGCTGCTCGACCTCCGGCAGAACCCGGAGTTGGCGCCCTGTTCCGATCTGCTGTGGATGCTGCGCCGCCTGCTCGGCGATGTGGTCCGCCCGATCATGGGCGCCCGGGCGCTGGGGGAGCGGTCCATCCAGGAGAGCTGGGATCTCACCCTCGGCCGCGACCAGCGGGCCCTGGTGCAGCTCGGCTACGAGGGCGTCACCATCGAGCAGGTCCTGGAACGTCGGCTGCGGGACGCCGTGCGGGCCCCCGACGCCACGGCGGCCACCGCGCTGGACGCGGTCGAGGAGGCCCTCCTCTATCTGGACAGCCCCCGGCTCGGGAACGACCTCGGCACCCGGGCGGTGGAGCTGCTGGCCGCCGAACGCACCGTGGACGGGGCGCCCCGGGTGCTGCGCGGCATCAGGCGGCTGCTGACGCACTACCGCGCCACCGACGAGGGGCCGCCCCCGTGGGCGGAGGCCTTCGTCACCGGCGGCTACGCGCACTACTGCACCCTGCTGCCGACCGCGTTCGCCGACGACGAGGCCGGGCCACGGCAGGTGGGCGCCATGTTGGGCTTCCTCTTCGGGATGGAGAGCTTCGCGCTCTCGCTCGGCTGCGAACGCACCCAACTGGAGCTGGCGGTACGGCAGTCACATCCGAGCGCACCGGACAAGGTGGCCCTGCTCTGGGCGGCGATGGCCCGTCTCGATCTGATCTCGACGGCCGAGCTGCGCGCCCGGTGCGACGAACTCCTCGCCAACCCGCTGGTGGTGCCGGCGTTCCCGCGCTATCTGAGCGGGTTCATCCAGGCCCTTGAGGCGGTCCCCACCCTGGCTCCGTTCGTGGTGGAGCTGCTCTCCAAGGCGTTCGCCCGGCTGCCGGACGCGACGCTGCTGCCCTGGCTGCCCCAGCTGATCAGCACGCTGCGCAAGGAGGCGGGCGAGCTGGTGCCGGTGCTGGTGCGGGAGGCGGGCCGCACCTTCCCCGGCACGCTCGCCGGGGTGGACGCCTGGATACCGCCGTGGGACGCCCCGGCGGCGGAGTCGGCCGTTGAGGCGCCGGCGGCCCCGGTGAACCGCGCGGTCGCCGAGCTGCTGGCGGCGCACCCCGAGTCCTGCTCGTCGGTGGCCGCCCTCGTCGGGGCGTCGGGGGAGTGGCAGCCGCTGCCGGGAGCCGACCCAGCCGGCGAGCTGTTGGCCCGCCATCCGGAACCGGCCCGAGCGGTCGCGGCGCTGCTGGCGCCGGCGGTCTGA
- a CDS encoding ATP-binding protein, whose protein sequence is MTDNMLRAPAEAKYADELDWLESVDDGPKPFSWRLSPRMVRLFILGSERADGLEREIPQKWFGDRAFVERAIVTLASDRGLLLIGDPGTGKSWLAELLSAAISRNSTLVVQGTAGTTEDHIKYAWNVSMVIAKGQSRQSMIPSPIMTAMERGVIGRFEELTRATSDVQDALISILSEKYVSIPELGDGDGETPENIVFAEPGFSIIATANSRDRGVNDLSSALKRRFNFVRIPVVTNKRSEAEIVRFRTRELLRRHQIDLEVPPSLLDILLQSFADLRAASASAASDDEKLESALSTAEQIGVLEDAILHSQFFGDRVLGAGTLAGSLVSSLARRSPEDLAILNKFWHGVVEPRGEKDQGGPWEDFLNGGREAIATLS, encoded by the coding sequence ATGACCGACAACATGCTCCGCGCCCCGGCCGAGGCCAAGTACGCCGACGAGCTCGACTGGCTGGAGTCCGTCGACGACGGGCCCAAGCCGTTCTCCTGGCGGCTCAGCCCGCGCATGGTGCGCCTGTTCATCCTCGGCTCCGAGCGCGCCGACGGGCTGGAGCGGGAGATCCCGCAGAAGTGGTTCGGCGACCGGGCGTTCGTCGAACGCGCCATCGTCACCCTGGCATCGGACCGCGGGCTGCTGTTGATCGGCGATCCGGGGACGGGCAAGAGCTGGCTGGCCGAGCTCCTCTCGGCGGCCATCTCCCGCAACTCCACCCTCGTCGTCCAGGGCACCGCCGGCACCACCGAGGACCACATCAAGTACGCCTGGAACGTGTCGATGGTGATCGCCAAGGGCCAGTCCCGGCAGTCGATGATCCCCTCACCGATCATGACGGCGATGGAACGTGGCGTGATCGGCCGCTTCGAGGAGCTGACGAGGGCCACCAGCGACGTCCAGGACGCGCTGATCTCGATCCTCTCCGAGAAGTACGTCTCCATCCCCGAGCTGGGAGACGGAGACGGGGAGACCCCTGAGAACATCGTCTTCGCCGAGCCGGGATTCTCCATCATCGCCACCGCGAACAGCCGCGACCGGGGGGTCAACGACCTGTCGTCCGCGCTCAAGCGGCGGTTCAACTTCGTCCGCATCCCGGTGGTCACCAACAAGCGCAGCGAGGCGGAGATCGTGCGCTTCCGCACCAGGGAGCTGCTGCGCCGACACCAGATCGACCTTGAGGTGCCGCCCTCGCTGCTCGACATCCTGTTGCAGAGCTTCGCCGATCTGCGCGCCGCCTCGGCCTCGGCCGCCAGCGACGACGAGAAGCTGGAGTCGGCCCTCTCCACCGCCGAGCAGATCGGCGTCCTTGAGGACGCCATCCTGCACAGCCAGTTCTTCGGCGACCGGGTCCTCGGCGCCGGCACCCTGGCCGGCTCGCTGGTCAGCTCGCTGGCCCGCCGCAGCCCCGAGGACCTGGCCATTCTCAACAAGTTCTGGCACGGCGTAGTGGAGCCGCGCGGCGAGAAGGACCAGGGCGGCCCCTGGGAGGACTTCCTCAACGGTGGCCGCGAGGCGATAGCGACCCTGTCGTGA
- a CDS encoding VWA domain-containing protein has translation MTQAENHPTEGPEAPPTASAASDAPAASAASAAENRRQVLYWRMLARLFDAGEQPSLEQSSVAVVDDLGLPPALLDPGTSVDNLVQRFPELGDAFRQVLPEHADAPEGPEDPELSVRRAALVSKLLLNAFATGSGSVTAGQLASWQQDAAWCRGALGGADPAELSGILSGLEADLVKRMRLREVLADSARAAMLTPSMSLIEQLLHDKDNLSGVALANAKALIRRFVDEVAEVLRTQVERTTVGSIDRSVPPKRVFRNLDIQRTIWKNLTNWSPEDERLYVDQLFYRHSARRTTPSRLIVVVDQSGSMVDAMVNCTILASIFAGLPKVDVHLVAYDTRALDLTPWVHDPFEVLLRTRLGGGTNGTVAMELARPKIAEPGNTVLVWISDFYDNPALLTDFQSVHRSGVRLIPVGSVNSSGRASVNPTFRQRLKEQGTPVISGHIRKLVFELKNFLA, from the coding sequence ATGACCCAGGCAGAGAACCACCCGACCGAGGGCCCCGAAGCCCCGCCCACGGCCTCCGCCGCGTCCGATGCCCCGGCCGCCTCGGCAGCCTCGGCCGCCGAGAACCGCCGGCAGGTCCTCTACTGGCGGATGCTGGCCCGTCTCTTCGACGCCGGCGAACAGCCGAGCCTGGAGCAGTCAAGCGTGGCCGTCGTCGACGACCTCGGGCTGCCGCCCGCACTGCTCGACCCGGGTACGTCCGTGGACAACCTGGTGCAGCGCTTCCCCGAGCTGGGGGACGCCTTCCGCCAGGTGCTCCCCGAGCACGCCGACGCGCCGGAGGGTCCGGAGGACCCGGAGCTCTCGGTGCGCCGCGCGGCCCTGGTCTCCAAGCTGCTGCTCAACGCCTTCGCCACCGGCTCGGGTTCGGTGACGGCGGGTCAGCTGGCGAGCTGGCAGCAGGACGCGGCCTGGTGCCGGGGCGCCCTCGGCGGCGCCGACCCGGCCGAGCTGTCCGGCATCCTCTCCGGTCTTGAGGCCGACCTCGTCAAGCGGATGCGCCTGCGCGAGGTGCTGGCCGACTCGGCGCGGGCGGCGATGCTCACCCCGAGCATGTCGCTGATCGAGCAGCTGCTGCACGACAAGGACAACCTCTCGGGTGTCGCGCTGGCCAACGCCAAGGCGCTGATCCGCCGATTCGTCGACGAGGTGGCCGAGGTGCTGCGCACCCAGGTCGAGCGGACCACCGTCGGCAGCATCGACCGCTCCGTCCCGCCCAAGCGCGTCTTCCGCAACCTGGACATCCAGCGCACCATCTGGAAGAACCTCACCAACTGGAGCCCGGAGGACGAACGGCTCTATGTGGACCAGCTGTTCTACCGGCACAGCGCGCGGCGGACCACCCCCTCCCGGCTGATCGTGGTGGTGGACCAGTCCGGGTCCATGGTCGACGCGATGGTCAACTGCACCATCCTGGCCTCGATCTTCGCCGGGCTGCCCAAGGTCGATGTGCATCTCGTCGCCTACGACACCCGCGCGCTGGATCTGACGCCCTGGGTGCACGACCCGTTCGAGGTGCTGCTCCGCACCCGGCTGGGCGGCGGCACCAACGGCACCGTCGCGATGGAGCTGGCCCGGCCGAAGATCGCCGAGCCAGGCAACACGGTGCTGGTGTGGATCTCCGACTTCTACGACAACCCGGCCCTGCTCACCGACTTCCAGTCGGTCCACCGCTCCGGCGTGCGGCTGATCCCGGTCGGCTCCGTCAACAGCTCCGGTCGCGCCAGTGTCAACCCGACGTTCCGTCAGCGCCTCAAGGAGCAGGGCACCCCGGTGATCTCCGGGCATATCCGCAAGCTCGTGTTCGAACTCAAGAACTTTCTCGCCTAG
- a CDS encoding PQQ-binding-like beta-propeller repeat protein: protein MRRSPLSVATSRRGLFGLAGLALVATACGGGSDTPDERPTAPGSPLWTFAPHGAASAAPAAPAGDTVYVARAGAAVYALDTRDGSARWESATGTSASRPALADDLLVTGLGGGDLVALDAADGAERWRVPTSGMGVFSAPAVADGVAYVGGLDGVVRAVEVAGGAEVWTVATDGQFFADPRLRDGAVHLGGGDGLLSAWDTADGTERWALDTGEGVVSTVAFVGDLVCAGTAAGRVHAVEARSGERRWTADVSGQVIGPVAAEGLLLVPCAAGRRLYALDGASGEERWQATVTGDLLPLAVHGDTVYYPAEPRLLVAAELATGAVRWEYEIGTADAPGEHVLHLAASDDTLYAGTDQATVIALTR, encoded by the coding sequence ATGAGACGATCCCCGCTGTCCGTTGCGACGTCCCGTCGGGGCCTGTTCGGCCTGGCCGGTCTGGCGCTGGTCGCCACGGCTTGCGGCGGCGGCTCCGACACCCCGGACGAGCGGCCCACCGCCCCCGGCAGCCCGCTGTGGACCTTCGCGCCGCACGGGGCGGCGTCGGCCGCGCCCGCCGCCCCGGCCGGCGACACCGTCTATGTGGCGCGCGCCGGGGCCGCCGTGTACGCGCTCGACACGCGGGACGGCTCCGCCCGCTGGGAGTCGGCCACCGGAACGAGCGCCAGCCGCCCCGCGTTGGCCGACGACCTGCTGGTGACGGGGCTCGGCGGGGGCGATCTGGTGGCGCTTGACGCCGCCGACGGGGCGGAGCGCTGGCGGGTGCCGACGTCGGGGATGGGCGTCTTCTCGGCGCCGGCCGTGGCCGATGGCGTCGCCTACGTCGGCGGCCTGGACGGGGTGGTACGCGCCGTGGAGGTGGCGGGCGGCGCCGAGGTGTGGACGGTGGCCACGGACGGGCAGTTCTTCGCCGACCCCCGGCTCAGGGACGGCGCGGTCCATCTGGGCGGCGGCGACGGCCTGTTGTCGGCCTGGGACACCGCCGACGGGACGGAACGCTGGGCGTTGGACACCGGCGAGGGCGTGGTCTCGACGGTCGCGTTCGTCGGCGATCTGGTGTGCGCGGGCACGGCGGCCGGCCGGGTGCACGCGGTGGAGGCGCGCTCCGGCGAGCGGCGGTGGACGGCCGATGTCTCCGGGCAGGTGATCGGTCCGGTCGCCGCCGAAGGGCTGTTGCTGGTGCCCTGCGCCGCCGGCCGCCGCCTGTACGCCCTGGACGGCGCGAGCGGCGAGGAGCGCTGGCAGGCGACGGTGACCGGCGACCTGCTGCCCCTCGCAGTGCACGGGGACACCGTCTACTATCCGGCCGAGCCCCGCCTGCTGGTGGCGGCCGAGCTGGCCACCGGGGCGGTGCGCTGGGAGTACGAGATCGGCACGGCCGACGCCCCGGGCGAGCACGTGCTGCACCTCGCGGCCTCGGACGACACCCTCTACGCGGGCACCGACCAGGCCACCGTCATCGCCCTCACCCGCTGA